CAGTGTGTTCCAGGGCCAGCGGCTGATGGAGTCCATCCGCAAGCGGGTCCTGGCCGTGATCGAAGGGGCGACGGCAGTAGCCGAAGGACGGCTATCCCACACTGTCTCGGCGTCGGGCCGGGACGAGCTGGCGGCCCTGGGGGGTGCCTTCAATCAGATGGTCGAGCGCCTCCGTCAGCTCATCCAGCAGGCTCGCGGGATGGCCGATTCCCTAAGAGACATGGCCGACCATCTGCGCCAGGGCGCCCGCCGGGTTCAGGACTTGAGGCAGTCGGCCCAACTATCCTTTGAGACCATCGATGCGGCCATCGAGCAGGCCGTCCGTCAGATCGACGAAATCCATCAGAGTCTGGCCGACCTGTCGGCCTCATCGCAGGAGACCTCTTCATCGGTCCTGGAGATGAGCTCGACGGCCGAGGAGATGAACCATCAAGTCGAGCGGCTGACCCAGCAGATCGAGACGGCCACGTCGGCCGTCCAGGAGATGGTCTCCTTCATCCGGGAGGTCGACGCCAACGTCGAGCGGCTGTTTAACCTCATCGTCGAGACGACGGCCAGTCTCGAACAGATGGGGGCCTCCATCACCCAAATCGCCCGCTCGGGCCAGGAGTCTTTGACCCTGGCCGATGCCGTCACCCACAATGCCCGGGAGGGCATCCAGTCGATGGAGTCGATGCTCCAGGTCATGAACGGCATTCAAGCGGCCATCCAGGAGGCCTGGCAGGTCGTCAATCAGCTGGAGAAGCGGTCCGGCGAGATCGCCATGATCACGGGCGTCATCGAGGACATCGCCGACCAGACGAACCTGCTGGCCCTAAATGCGGCCATCATCGCCGCCCAAGCCGGCGAGTACGGCCGGAGCTTCGCCGTCGTGGCCGAGGAAATCCGCAACCTGGCGAACCGGACGGCGAGCTCGACGGGCGAGATCAACAAGCTGATCGGTCATACCCAGAACGACATCGCCATGACGGTCCAGAGCATCCAGCAGGGCCGCCAGCGGGTCCAGGAGGGCGTCCGTCTGGCGACGGCCACCCATCAAGCCCTTCAGCAGATTTACGACTCGGCCCAGACGTCCCGCTCCAAGGCCCAGGAGATCGCCCGGGCGACGGAGGAACAGACCCGGTCCATCCAGATGGTCAACCAGGCGATGGAACAGATCCATCAGCTCGGCCAGCAGGTCGCCCGGGCGTCGCAGAACCTGCGGGTCGGGAGCACGCAAATGCAGGAGACGATGGAGCAGATGCGGGACATGAGCGACATCGCCCGTCGGGCGACGGCCGAACAGCTCCGGGGGACCCGCCTGATTGCCCAGTCGGTCGAGATCATCAACAATAAGATCGGGACGATCGCCGATTCGGCCGACGACATCCGTCAGAAGACTCATGAGATTCGGGAGTCGGCCCGGCGCTTCAAGGAAATGGCCCTATTCAGCCAGCCGGAGATCCAACAACTGGAGCAACTGACAGAGACTCTGCGGTCCCACGCGGAGGCCCTCCATGGTCAGATGGGGTACTTTACTCTGTAGCCTCGGCCTGCTGGGCCTCGGGGTATGGGTCGCCCAGGCGCAGGTCAAGGCGAAGGGCATCCTGGTCGTGGCGCTACCGACGAGTCCCTACCAGGAGGTCGCCGAGGGATTTCGCCGTCTGATGGAGAAGACGCCGGGGACGGACTTCCGGATGGCCTATCTCCAAGGGGCACCCGATGAATTGCGCCGGAACTACGAATCGATTCTCCGATCTCCCGCGTATACGGTCGTCGCCGTCGGCGTCGAGGCCTACCGGGCCGTCCGGGACCAGGTCGAGCCGGGTCGGACCGTCGCCGTCCTGATGGCCGTGCCGCCGGGCGGTCCCCGCTATACGGTCTCGGCCGTCGCCGACCCCGTGCAGGTCCTCCGCCTGATCGCTGAGATGTGGGGTAAAAACGTTCGTGTGGGCCTCCTGCTCAGCGGGTCGGCCCGTTCGGAGGAGTCGGTCTTTCAGAATGCCGCCCAGGCTAACGGGATAAACCTCCGTACGGCCGTCGTCACCGAGGCCGCCCAGGCGGCAGATACCCTGAAGGGCGTGATCGACGAATCCGACGTGTTCCTCCTCTACCCGGACCCCGATGTCCTCGCCGCCGTGCCGCCGGACCTGGCGATTCGCTACTGCCACGAACGCCGGGTCGTCGCCGCCGCCCTGTTTGAGGGCGCCCTGCGGATGGGAGCGACCCTGGCCTTCGTCCCCCGCTACAGCGAGGTCCCCGATATCCTGCGGCAGATCCTGAAGTACC
This region of bacterium HR11 genomic DNA includes:
- the mcpB_2 gene encoding Methyl-accepting chemotaxis protein McpB, translated to MKLDFPYFHSIRLRFLLAGVAPMLWFLLGLIILSGISLSRLYALHERGARNLAQQIAWDIAYYVRLRLEDPLNEILDRAIQTNAVARAEVYGSDGRALSIRMDEALRSDLNPSAHPEVQQALRAGQEKVLFRTSQERYIVFQIPIQAREASLTEAAILGGAGTSKAEASAQAAVGRLVLYMPLREYENARRSLVWLSVVLIAGFAFISVFQGQRLMESIRKRVLAVIEGATAVAEGRLSHTVSASGRDELAALGGAFNQMVERLRQLIQQARGMADSLRDMADHLRQGARRVQDLRQSAQLSFETIDAAIEQAVRQIDEIHQSLADLSASSQETSSSVLEMSSTAEEMNHQVERLTQQIETATSAVQEMVSFIREVDANVERLFNLIVETTASLEQMGASITQIARSGQESLTLADAVTHNAREGIQSMESMLQVMNGIQAAIQEAWQVVNQLEKRSGEIAMITGVIEDIADQTNLLALNAAIIAAQAGEYGRSFAVVAEEIRNLANRTASSTGEINKLIGHTQNDIAMTVQSIQQGRQRVQEGVRLATATHQALQQIYDSAQTSRSKAQEIARATEEQTRSIQMVNQAMEQIHQLGQQVARASQNLRVGSTQMQETMEQMRDMSDIARRATAEQLRGTRLIAQSVEIINNKIGTIADSADDIRQKTHEIRESARRFKEMALFSQPEIQQLEQLTETLRSHAEALHGQMGYFTL